The following proteins come from a genomic window of Spongiibacter tropicus DSM 19543:
- a CDS encoding saccharopine dehydrogenase family protein, translating to MSDTQYEVIVFGASSFVGQIICEYLSSYRGEEPPLRWAMAGRNERKLQETRDALSGDKPELLIADSSDEVSLRAMAAKTQVVLSTVGPYALYGEALVKVCAETGTDYCDLTGEVHWIRAMIDRYQTTASQSGARLVHCCGFDSIPSDLGVLFTQTHFRERYGHPSEDIRMRVKAAKGGLSGGTFASLLNVMKEASEDPALRKQMADPYLLCPGAGFHGRQRNPGLAELDVISGRWMSPFIMAAINTRVVQRSHYLLGKAYGDHFRYEETMLTGTGLAGRLRASAIGGGLAAFMLGAAIKPGRWLLEKLLPAPGEGPSPEAQQKGFFDMRFYALSGNGETLQCKVTGDRDPGYGATAKMISQAALCLARDVNESQCAGGSWTPASSMGVTLMQRLEQHAGMQFAVVEE from the coding sequence GTGAGCGACACGCAATACGAGGTGATTGTTTTTGGAGCGAGCAGCTTTGTCGGACAGATTATCTGCGAATACCTGAGCAGCTATCGTGGAGAAGAACCCCCGCTCCGCTGGGCAATGGCGGGCCGAAATGAACGCAAGCTTCAGGAAACCCGCGACGCCCTGAGCGGCGACAAACCTGAATTGCTGATCGCAGACTCCAGCGACGAAGTTTCCCTGCGCGCCATGGCCGCCAAAACGCAGGTTGTGCTGTCTACCGTTGGACCCTATGCGCTGTACGGCGAGGCCCTGGTCAAAGTCTGTGCGGAAACCGGCACGGACTACTGCGATCTCACGGGTGAAGTCCACTGGATACGCGCCATGATCGACCGCTATCAGACAACCGCCAGCCAGAGCGGCGCCCGGTTGGTACACTGCTGCGGTTTCGACTCCATCCCTTCAGATCTCGGCGTGCTGTTTACCCAGACGCACTTCCGCGAGCGCTACGGCCACCCCAGCGAAGATATCCGCATGCGCGTCAAGGCAGCCAAGGGCGGCCTGTCCGGCGGCACCTTCGCCAGCCTGCTCAACGTGATGAAAGAAGCCTCCGAAGACCCCGCGCTGCGCAAGCAAATGGCAGACCCTTACCTGCTGTGTCCCGGTGCCGGCTTCCACGGCCGACAGCGCAACCCCGGCCTCGCCGAACTGGACGTCATCAGCGGCCGTTGGATGTCGCCCTTTATCATGGCGGCCATCAACACCCGAGTCGTACAGCGCAGCCATTATTTGCTGGGCAAAGCCTACGGCGATCACTTCCGCTACGAAGAAACCATGTTGACCGGTACCGGCCTTGCCGGACGACTGCGCGCCTCGGCTATCGGGGGCGGCCTCGCCGCCTTTATGCTGGGAGCCGCCATCAAACCGGGACGCTGGTTGCTGGAAAAACTGTTACCCGCTCCCGGTGAGGGTCCAAGTCCTGAAGCCCAGCAAAAGGGCTTTTTCGATATGCGCTTCTACGCACTGTCCGGCAACGGCGAAACACTGCAATGCAAGGTGACTGGCGACCGCGATCCCGGTTACGGCGCCACCGCCAAAATGATTTCCCAAGCCGCTCTCTGCCTCGCCCGCGATGTCAATGAATCACAGTGTGCCGGCGGCAGTTGGACGCCAGCCAGCAGCATGGGCGTTACCCTGATGCAACGCCTGGAACAACACGCGGGCATGCAGTTCGCCGTCGTCGAGGAATAG
- a CDS encoding CBS domain-containing protein has product MRVDALMSTPVVTVDADDRLATLRELFQQTGFHHLVVMDAGQVRGIISDRDLLAAISPNIGTPAETAKDLATLNKLAHQIMSRALVTLCPDEDLQTAIQRLNEHRVSGLPVINDKNQPLGILTWRDVLRQAEKSGFNGD; this is encoded by the coding sequence ATGCGGGTCGATGCGCTGATGAGCACCCCGGTGGTCACCGTCGACGCCGATGACCGCCTGGCAACGCTGAGGGAACTGTTTCAGCAGACGGGATTTCACCACCTTGTGGTAATGGACGCAGGGCAGGTGCGGGGCATTATTTCTGACCGCGACCTGCTCGCTGCCATCAGCCCCAATATCGGCACCCCCGCCGAGACGGCGAAAGACCTTGCCACGCTGAACAAGCTGGCTCACCAAATCATGAGTCGGGCACTGGTCACCCTGTGCCCAGACGAGGATTTGCAAACCGCGATCCAACGATTGAACGAACACCGGGTTTCCGGTCTCCCCGTTATCAACGACAAGAATCAGCCACTCGGCATTCTCACCTGGCGCGACGTTTTGCGTCAGGCGGAGAAAAGCGGCTTCAACGGCGACTGA
- a CDS encoding c-type cytochrome — protein sequence MKKMAVLSLTAGLLSASTLALATPDPEDAIDYRQGIFTAIYWNFGPMGDMMKGKLDWDGKDFSRRAANVATLSTMPLEGFIPGSYSDDDSDALPAIEKNWDDFTERMTAFQESAAVLAEAAKSGDKASVAPAFMDVAKSCKGCHDNFKD from the coding sequence ATGAAGAAAATGGCCGTTCTCAGCCTAACCGCCGGCTTGCTGAGCGCCAGTACGCTGGCACTCGCCACTCCAGACCCGGAAGACGCCATCGACTACCGGCAGGGCATCTTTACCGCCATCTATTGGAATTTCGGTCCGATGGGCGACATGATGAAGGGCAAACTGGACTGGGATGGCAAAGATTTCAGCCGCCGCGCTGCGAATGTCGCCACCTTGAGCACCATGCCATTAGAGGGCTTCATTCCCGGCAGCTACAGCGATGATGACAGCGATGCACTGCCCGCCATAGAGAAGAACTGGGACGATTTCACTGAACGCATGACCGCTTTCCAAGAAAGCGCGGCCGTCCTCGCGGAAGCCGCTAAAAGCGGTGATAAAGCCAGTGTAGCGCCCGCGTTTATGGACGTCGCGAAAAGCTGCAAAGGCTGTCACGACAACTTTAAAGACTGA
- a CDS encoding cytochrome b/b6 domain-containing protein, producing MASPSPATANSSIKVWDGFVRIFHWLLVACVAFAWWCGEQGGEWMVWHMRCGYTVLGLVIFRLVWGFAGPFYARFAQFVRSPTTVLRYGRELIKRREPHYVGHNPVGGWAVILLLMFCALQAGTGLFANDEIFNEGPLAHWVDYDLSVAITEWHEILFNGLLAVVAVHVLGVFYHQVIRRENLISAMLHGRKPAADAVDAAPATAPKARNGLGIVVAVVAGLLVWGLISL from the coding sequence ATGGCATCTCCCTCTCCCGCAACAGCGAATTCCTCTATCAAGGTCTGGGATGGCTTTGTCCGTATATTTCACTGGCTGCTGGTGGCCTGTGTTGCTTTTGCTTGGTGGTGCGGTGAGCAGGGCGGCGAGTGGATGGTTTGGCATATGCGTTGTGGCTATACCGTGCTGGGCCTGGTGATCTTCAGACTGGTGTGGGGCTTTGCTGGCCCCTTCTACGCGCGCTTCGCCCAGTTTGTGCGCTCCCCAACAACCGTGCTGCGCTACGGGCGAGAACTCATCAAGCGTCGTGAGCCTCACTATGTGGGGCACAACCCGGTCGGCGGCTGGGCGGTTATCTTGCTGCTGATGTTCTGTGCATTGCAGGCCGGTACCGGACTGTTCGCCAACGATGAAATTTTCAATGAAGGCCCGCTGGCCCATTGGGTGGATTACGACCTGAGCGTCGCCATTACCGAGTGGCATGAAATACTGTTCAATGGCCTTCTGGCCGTAGTGGCTGTGCATGTTCTCGGGGTGTTTTACCACCAGGTAATTCGTCGTGAAAATCTGATTTCGGCGATGCTCCACGGCAGAAAGCCGGCGGCGGACGCCGTCGACGCAGCGCCTGCCACGGCGCCAAAAGCGCGTAACGGCTTGGGGATTGTGGTGGCCGTTGTGGCAGGGCTGTTGGTGTGGGGGCTGATCAGTCTTTAA
- a CDS encoding STAS/SEC14 domain-containing protein: MLELLPIPFPHVVGLRVSGKVNHTDVEQLRDSVARKLESEDHLGIYIELEHFQGFTLRGLLREMRFVASFFKRITRTALVGEARWYSRAAQLITHWMPNAEIEHFTDIQRDEALLWVSERDVGAFSG, encoded by the coding sequence ATGTTGGAGTTATTGCCTATTCCCTTTCCCCACGTGGTGGGCCTGCGGGTGTCTGGCAAGGTTAATCACACAGATGTAGAGCAGTTGCGTGACAGTGTGGCGCGTAAACTTGAGAGCGAAGATCATCTGGGTATCTATATCGAGCTGGAGCATTTTCAGGGCTTCACTCTGCGTGGCTTGTTGCGCGAGATGCGCTTTGTCGCCAGCTTTTTTAAACGGATTACGCGTACGGCCCTGGTGGGGGAAGCGCGCTGGTACAGCCGCGCGGCGCAGTTGATAACGCACTGGATGCCCAATGCAGAAATTGAGCACTTTACCGATATCCAGCGTGACGAAGCGCTGCTTTGGGTGAGCGAGCGCGATGTTGGCGCGTTTTCAGGTTGA
- a CDS encoding YheV family putative zinc ribbon protein produces MATEFRPRRFIAGAVCPKCAEMDKTVMYRVSDVEQVRECVRCGFKESIRDDADGVAEPTTRVNQPRPGEKPLAHEDEIAIVSLLDPREKPPRRDH; encoded by the coding sequence ATGGCGACGGAATTCAGACCGCGGCGGTTTATCGCAGGAGCGGTGTGCCCCAAGTGTGCGGAAATGGATAAAACGGTCATGTACCGCGTGTCCGATGTAGAGCAGGTGCGTGAGTGTGTACGCTGCGGCTTTAAGGAATCGATCCGCGATGATGCCGATGGTGTGGCCGAACCGACGACGCGTGTGAACCAGCCCCGTCCGGGAGAAAAGCCATTGGCCCACGAAGATGAAATCGCGATCGTGTCCTTGCTGGACCCCCGTGAAAAACCGCCTCGCCGCGATCATTAA
- a CDS encoding M3 family metallopeptidase, translating into MYAEQSLPDFSALNPDDYPVQCDALLNDSREAVAALLEESGTPSWDSLMEPLEAVNDRIGQFWAPLSHLHSVISGEKWRTAYDECLPLLTAYNSEMGQNRPLYERVKALADSPEFNDLSQPRKQAVRNMLRDFTLSGVALEGEAAQRFTAIQHRLSELSTRFSNHVLDATDGWEKFIDDREQLAGVPDSVLECLAASAKAKEKSGYRLSLDIPSYLPVMQYCNNRELRRELYEAYVTRASALSPSGTQWDNGPLMVEILQLRQELAQLLGFANYAEDSLASKMAPSCDTVLNFLGELAEASRPVAERELAELKAFAADLGQAELAAWDVPYFSEKLRERQYAVSQEELRSYFPAERVLDGLLTVTGELFDLSFAPREAPLWHADARCFDVLRDGEVIAQFYLDIYARANKRGGAWMADCRGRRQLADGLVQRPVAFLVCNFTPPTESRPSLLTHNEVTTLFHEFGHGLHHMLTQVDCLSVSGINGVAWDAVEMPSQFLENWCWEKSVIPLISGHYQTGEPLPEALLDKLLAAKNFQSGMQMLRQIEFALFDFRLHMQTDIRDEAQIDELMAEVRDQVAVLLPPAFNRFQNSFSHIFAGGYAAGYYSYKWAEVLSADAFSLFEEQGVMDPGAGARFRREILEQGGARDAEELFRNFRGREPANDALLRHSGILPNRSGGTA; encoded by the coding sequence ATGTATGCCGAGCAATCACTCCCCGACTTTTCTGCACTGAATCCTGACGATTACCCCGTGCAGTGCGATGCCCTATTGAATGACAGCCGAGAGGCGGTGGCTGCGCTGCTGGAAGAAAGCGGGACGCCGAGCTGGGACAGCCTCATGGAGCCGCTGGAGGCCGTAAATGACCGCATCGGCCAGTTCTGGGCGCCACTCAGTCACCTGCACTCGGTGATCAGCGGCGAAAAATGGCGAACCGCCTACGATGAGTGCCTGCCGCTGCTTACTGCCTACAACAGTGAAATGGGACAGAATCGCCCGCTCTACGAGCGCGTTAAAGCCTTGGCCGACAGCCCTGAATTTAACGACTTGTCCCAGCCTCGCAAGCAGGCGGTACGCAATATGCTGCGGGATTTCACCCTCTCTGGTGTCGCGTTGGAGGGGGAAGCGGCACAGCGCTTTACTGCCATCCAGCATCGCTTGAGTGAGCTGTCCACACGCTTTTCCAATCATGTTCTCGATGCTACCGATGGCTGGGAAAAGTTTATCGACGATCGCGAGCAGCTTGCCGGCGTGCCGGATTCGGTGCTCGAATGTCTGGCGGCGTCAGCCAAGGCCAAAGAGAAATCCGGTTACCGCCTGAGCCTGGATATTCCCTCTTACCTGCCGGTGATGCAGTACTGCAACAACCGTGAATTGCGACGTGAACTGTACGAAGCCTATGTTACCCGTGCATCGGCCCTGTCGCCCAGCGGCACCCAGTGGGATAACGGCCCGCTGATGGTCGAGATCCTGCAGTTGCGGCAGGAGTTGGCGCAGCTACTGGGTTTTGCCAATTACGCAGAGGATTCGCTGGCCAGCAAAATGGCACCGAGTTGCGATACCGTGCTGAATTTTCTGGGTGAGCTGGCCGAGGCCAGTCGTCCGGTCGCCGAGCGCGAACTGGCGGAGTTGAAAGCCTTTGCTGCGGACCTTGGGCAGGCCGAGTTGGCGGCCTGGGATGTGCCCTACTTCAGCGAAAAACTGCGCGAGAGGCAGTACGCGGTATCCCAGGAGGAGCTGCGTTCCTACTTCCCTGCTGAGCGGGTGCTGGATGGGCTTCTCACGGTGACGGGCGAGCTCTTTGACTTGAGTTTTGCGCCGCGCGAAGCACCGCTGTGGCACGCCGATGCCCGTTGCTTTGATGTGCTGCGCGATGGCGAGGTGATCGCCCAGTTCTATCTGGATATCTACGCGCGGGCCAACAAGCGAGGCGGTGCATGGATGGCGGATTGCCGGGGGCGCCGACAGTTGGCGGACGGTCTTGTACAGCGCCCGGTCGCTTTTCTGGTATGCAATTTTACCCCGCCGACGGAATCGCGGCCTTCCCTGCTGACGCACAATGAAGTGACCACCCTGTTCCACGAGTTTGGGCATGGCCTGCATCATATGCTGACCCAGGTGGATTGCCTGTCGGTGTCGGGCATTAACGGTGTCGCCTGGGACGCTGTAGAGATGCCCAGTCAGTTTCTGGAAAACTGGTGTTGGGAGAAATCTGTGATCCCGCTGATTTCCGGTCACTATCAAACAGGAGAGCCATTACCTGAGGCCCTTCTGGACAAACTGCTGGCGGCGAAAAACTTCCAGTCGGGGATGCAGATGTTGCGTCAGATTGAGTTTGCTCTGTTTGATTTCCGCCTGCATATGCAAACTGACATTCGTGATGAGGCGCAAATTGACGAGCTCATGGCTGAGGTCCGCGACCAGGTGGCTGTATTGCTGCCGCCTGCGTTCAACCGCTTCCAGAATAGCTTTTCCCATATCTTTGCCGGCGGTTACGCGGCCGGTTATTACAGCTACAAATGGGCAGAAGTCCTGTCGGCGGATGCATTCTCACTGTTTGAGGAGCAGGGCGTCATGGACCCCGGTGCGGGGGCTCGCTTCCGTCGGGAAATTCTTGAGCAGGGCGGTGCGCGCGATGCGGAAGAACTGTTCCGCAACTTCCGCGGTCGTGAGCCCGCGAACGATGCCTTGCTGCGACACAGTGGCATTCTACCCAATCGTTCGGGAGGGACGGCGTGA
- a CDS encoding gamma carbonic anhydrase family protein: MPYCANDYIRRFNGQTPQLGERVFVDPSAVVIGDVHIGRDSSIWPNTTVRGDMHRIRIGERCSIQDNSVLHITHAGPYNPDGYPLSIGNDVTVAHSVTLHGCEIGSRVLIGMGCIVMDGAVLEDDVVVGANSLVPPGKRLASGYLYVGSPAKPVRPLSEKEFDYFCYSSANYSRLKDQHIAELDGDGTGVDE, encoded by the coding sequence ATGCCGTATTGCGCCAACGACTATATTCGTCGCTTTAATGGACAGACACCCCAGCTTGGCGAGCGTGTATTTGTTGACCCCAGTGCCGTCGTCATTGGCGATGTACATATTGGCCGGGACAGTTCGATATGGCCGAATACCACCGTGCGAGGCGATATGCATCGCATCCGCATTGGCGAACGTTGCAGCATTCAAGACAACTCGGTACTGCATATCACCCACGCCGGCCCCTACAACCCCGACGGTTATCCGCTGAGCATCGGCAATGACGTCACCGTTGCTCACAGCGTCACCCTGCATGGCTGTGAGATTGGCAGTCGTGTGCTGATCGGTATGGGCTGTATCGTGATGGACGGGGCAGTTCTCGAGGATGATGTGGTGGTCGGCGCCAACAGCCTGGTGCCACCGGGCAAGCGCTTGGCAAGCGGCTACCTCTACGTGGGCAGCCCCGCCAAGCCGGTGCGCCCACTGAGCGAGAAAGAGTTTGACTACTTTTGCTACAGCTCCGCCAACTACAGCCGCCTGAAGGACCAGCACATTGCCGAGTTAGACGGCGATGGCACCGGTGTCGACGAGTAG
- a CDS encoding calcium/sodium antiporter, whose protein sequence is MLLVVATLIVGLVLLVWSADRFVMGASATASILGVSTLVVGILVVGIGTSAPEMLVSALAALDGQSGLSVGNALGSNITNIALILGLTALYIPLRVQSKLITRELPLLLLVMVIGYFLLRDGVLDVLDGTILLCGFVAVILRQLWEAKHSPGDAIEAEFEEEIPHDMSLPVALGWLLVGLLLLMGSARMLVWSAVELAQAFGVSDLVIGLTVVAIGTSLPELAASVAAARKGEHDIAIGNVIGSNLFNLLGVMALPGLLSPGAIDSAVVSRDYPLMIMLTAAFYLVAFGPRKAPEIRRYEGGLLLLVYLAYLGYLLVDTGAIAV, encoded by the coding sequence ATGTTGCTTGTTGTGGCCACGCTGATTGTCGGCCTGGTGTTGCTGGTTTGGAGTGCTGATCGCTTTGTGATGGGAGCGTCGGCAACCGCGTCGATTCTCGGTGTTTCCACCCTGGTGGTCGGCATTCTGGTGGTGGGGATTGGCACCTCCGCGCCTGAGATGTTGGTGTCGGCACTGGCAGCACTGGATGGTCAGTCGGGGCTTTCCGTCGGTAATGCCTTGGGCTCGAATATCACCAATATTGCGCTGATTCTCGGCCTGACGGCCTTGTACATTCCCCTTCGTGTGCAGAGCAAGCTGATTACCCGCGAACTGCCCTTACTGTTACTGGTGATGGTGATTGGCTACTTCCTGTTGCGCGATGGTGTGTTGGATGTGCTCGACGGAACGATTCTGTTATGCGGCTTTGTCGCGGTGATCTTGCGTCAGCTATGGGAAGCCAAACACAGCCCCGGCGATGCCATCGAAGCCGAGTTTGAAGAGGAAATCCCTCACGATATGTCACTGCCGGTGGCGTTGGGCTGGCTGCTGGTGGGCTTGCTGCTGCTAATGGGCTCGGCGCGAATGCTGGTCTGGTCGGCGGTGGAGTTGGCGCAGGCTTTTGGGGTCAGCGATCTGGTGATCGGCCTCACCGTGGTGGCAATCGGCACCAGTCTGCCGGAGTTGGCGGCATCGGTCGCGGCGGCGCGCAAAGGTGAGCACGATATTGCGATCGGCAATGTCATCGGTTCCAACCTGTTCAATCTGCTGGGGGTGATGGCATTGCCCGGCCTGCTGTCGCCAGGGGCCATTGACAGCGCGGTGGTCAGCCGGGATTACCCGCTGATGATCATGCTCACGGCGGCTTTTTATCTGGTGGCTTTCGGCCCGCGCAAGGCGCCGGAAATACGGCGCTACGAGGGCGGCCTGCTGTTGCTGGTGTATCTGGCGTATCTCGGCTATCTACTCGTCGACACCGGTGCCATCGCCGTCTAA
- the aroE gene encoding shikimate dehydrogenase, which translates to MDTVDQYAVFGNPIKHSKSPQIHAAFAEQTGQTLHYRAHKVELGRFAEVAAEFFRNGGRGLNITVPFKLDAFEFADELSGRARLAGAVNTLASGEDGRIYGDNTDGVGMVRDMNDNLGWQISGRRVLVLGAGGAVRGILGPLLKQRPERLLVVNRTASKAESLAELFADMGDVSGGGYELLSEGQFDLIVNGTSASMSGDLPPLPGSILSNDCCAYDMMYGADPTPFMRWAASEAAWAVSDGLGMLVEQAAESFCIWRGVRPDTKPVIEMIRQSLSN; encoded by the coding sequence ATGGATACAGTCGATCAGTACGCGGTGTTTGGTAACCCCATCAAACACAGCAAATCTCCGCAGATTCACGCGGCGTTTGCCGAGCAAACCGGACAGACGCTTCACTACCGCGCCCACAAGGTTGAGCTGGGTCGTTTTGCCGAAGTGGCCGCGGAATTTTTTCGCAACGGCGGTCGCGGACTCAATATTACGGTGCCCTTCAAGCTGGATGCCTTTGAGTTTGCCGACGAGCTCAGTGGTCGAGCGCGGCTTGCCGGTGCGGTGAATACCCTGGCGAGTGGTGAGGATGGCCGTATTTACGGCGACAACACCGACGGCGTGGGGATGGTCCGTGACATGAACGACAACCTCGGCTGGCAGATCAGTGGCCGCCGGGTGTTGGTACTGGGCGCTGGCGGTGCGGTACGCGGGATTCTGGGGCCGCTGCTGAAACAGCGACCAGAACGGCTGCTGGTCGTTAATCGCACGGCATCCAAGGCAGAATCGCTGGCGGAACTGTTTGCCGACATGGGCGATGTAAGCGGTGGTGGCTACGAGCTGTTGTCAGAGGGCCAGTTTGACCTGATTGTGAATGGCACCAGTGCGAGTATGAGTGGCGACTTGCCGCCACTGCCTGGCAGTATTCTCAGTAATGACTGCTGCGCCTATGACATGATGTACGGCGCCGATCCCACCCCCTTTATGCGGTGGGCGGCCTCCGAAGCCGCCTGGGCGGTGTCAGATGGCTTGGGGATGCTGGTTGAGCAGGCCGCCGAGTCTTTCTGTATTTGGCGGGGTGTTCGCCCCGATACCAAACCTGTTATCGAAATGATTCGCCAGTCGCTGTCAAACTGA
- the hemF gene encoding oxygen-dependent coproporphyrinogen oxidase, with product MSHVDIAAVKQYLLSLQDHICAELEVCDGQARFVEDDWGRGRSRVMTDGALIEKGGVNFSHVQGDTMPASATAHRPELAGRRYQAMGVSLVIHPLNPYLPTSHANVRFFVAEKDGEEPVWWFGGGYDLTPYYGFEEDCRHWHQTAFEACAPFGDEVYPRYKQWCDEYFYLKHRDEARGVGGLFFDDLNEGGFERSFGFMQAVGDSYCKAYVPILQRRRDMPWGERERQFQLYRRGRYVEFNLVFDRGTLFGLQSGGRTESILMSLPPLVRWEYNWQPEDNSPEQALYRDFLPPRDWLA from the coding sequence ATGAGTCACGTCGATATCGCCGCTGTTAAGCAGTACTTGCTGTCGTTGCAAGATCATATCTGCGCGGAGCTGGAGGTCTGCGATGGCCAGGCCCGTTTTGTGGAAGACGACTGGGGACGCGGTCGCAGCCGGGTGATGACGGATGGGGCGCTGATAGAGAAAGGTGGCGTCAATTTTTCCCATGTTCAGGGAGACACCATGCCCGCCAGTGCCACGGCACACCGTCCGGAACTGGCCGGGCGCCGGTATCAGGCAATGGGGGTATCGCTGGTAATTCATCCGCTCAATCCCTATTTGCCGACCAGCCACGCGAATGTACGCTTTTTTGTGGCGGAAAAAGACGGCGAAGAGCCGGTGTGGTGGTTCGGCGGCGGCTATGACCTGACCCCTTATTACGGTTTTGAAGAGGATTGTCGGCACTGGCATCAGACCGCGTTCGAGGCCTGTGCGCCGTTTGGTGACGAGGTGTATCCCCGTTACAAGCAGTGGTGTGATGAGTATTTCTATCTCAAGCATCGCGATGAAGCGCGCGGGGTTGGCGGCCTGTTCTTTGATGATCTGAACGAGGGCGGCTTCGAACGCAGCTTTGGATTTATGCAGGCGGTCGGCGATTCTTACTGCAAAGCCTATGTGCCGATTCTGCAGCGCCGTCGCGACATGCCCTGGGGCGAGCGTGAGCGCCAGTTCCAGCTCTACCGTCGCGGCCGTTACGTTGAGTTCAATTTGGTGTTTGACCGCGGCACGCTATTTGGTCTGCAAAGCGGCGGCCGTACCGAATCCATACTCATGTCACTGCCACCCTTGGTGCGATGGGAGTATAATTGGCAACCCGAAGACAACAGCCCTGAACAGGCTCTGTACAGGGACTTTCTGCCACCTCGGGATTGGTTAGCCTAG
- a CDS encoding L-threonylcarbamoyladenylate synthase, producing the protein MNAISQFRLRRAADVLLAGGVVCHPTEAVWGLACLPGDAAAVARICELKQRDLAKGLLIVADSVARIAPLLSSLPEERQQALLQSWPGPVSWVIPDREFVPEWVRGRFDSVAVRVSDHSLTGALCRATGSCLVSTSANPAGLEPARSQSQAQRYFATAVDYYLPGRLGGRLQPSCIRDALTGDILRPG; encoded by the coding sequence ATGAATGCTATCTCCCAGTTTCGCCTGCGTCGTGCGGCCGATGTGCTGCTGGCTGGCGGCGTTGTCTGCCATCCTACGGAAGCGGTGTGGGGGCTTGCCTGCCTACCCGGCGATGCGGCGGCGGTGGCCCGTATCTGCGAACTCAAGCAGCGCGATCTGGCCAAAGGGCTGCTGATTGTGGCTGACAGCGTGGCAAGGATAGCGCCGCTGCTGTCCAGCTTGCCGGAGGAGCGTCAGCAGGCATTGTTGCAGAGCTGGCCTGGCCCGGTGAGCTGGGTTATTCCTGACCGGGAGTTTGTGCCGGAATGGGTTCGTGGTCGCTTTGACAGCGTGGCTGTTCGGGTAAGTGATCACTCACTTACGGGAGCCTTGTGTCGTGCGACAGGCAGTTGCCTGGTGTCGACCTCAGCCAACCCGGCAGGCCTGGAGCCGGCCCGCAGTCAGTCGCAGGCGCAACGCTATTTTGCCACCGCGGTGGATTATTATTTGCCGGGTCGGCTGGGCGGTCGCCTGCAACCGAGCTGTATCCGCGACGCCCTCACGGGCGACATTCTTCGACCGGGTTAG
- the dprA gene encoding DNA-processing protein DprA, producing the protein MDEAALCWLQLQRSIKLPSAHWRALMLLFRHPDELISASRAELEARLPVPLNAQASRLLDDRLRREFAQRLANRAQRESLRDALTSAECSLLSLGDREYPALLREIHDPPLLLYLRGRRELLSKAMLAMVGSRRASRRGEQDAQAFARALADSGFTIVSGLALGIDAAAHRGALDADASTVAILGCGVDVCYPRRNADLYGAIADNGLLLSEYPPGAEPLRHQFPRRNRIISGLSLGVLVVEATTRSGSLITARQALEQNREVFALPGSIHSPASRGCNALIREGAKLVETLEDVLSELPPQPGGMQGRALVDNEASGAPPPLYTLLDDAPQSLEQLAQRSSLTVAALLSALSELELDGWAEQAHGGWQRCR; encoded by the coding sequence ATGGACGAAGCCGCTCTCTGCTGGCTGCAGTTGCAGCGCAGTATCAAACTCCCCAGTGCGCACTGGCGTGCGCTCATGCTGCTATTCCGCCACCCTGACGAATTGATATCCGCGAGTCGTGCAGAGCTGGAAGCGCGGCTGCCCGTTCCGCTCAATGCGCAGGCGTCACGGCTCCTGGATGATCGATTGCGTCGAGAGTTCGCACAGCGGCTTGCCAACCGTGCGCAGCGAGAGAGCCTGCGCGACGCTCTGACGTCAGCAGAGTGCTCCCTGCTGTCCTTGGGGGACCGTGAATACCCGGCTCTGCTGCGGGAAATTCACGATCCGCCGCTGCTGCTCTACCTCCGTGGCCGTCGGGAGTTGCTCAGTAAGGCTATGCTGGCGATGGTGGGAAGCCGCCGGGCCAGCCGTCGTGGCGAGCAGGATGCCCAGGCCTTTGCCCGCGCACTGGCCGACAGCGGTTTCACTATCGTCAGTGGTCTGGCGCTGGGAATTGATGCGGCAGCTCATCGTGGTGCACTGGATGCCGATGCCAGCACGGTGGCCATACTGGGCTGCGGCGTGGATGTCTGCTACCCGAGACGCAATGCCGACTTGTATGGGGCGATTGCTGATAACGGTTTACTGCTGAGTGAATACCCACCGGGGGCGGAGCCACTGCGGCACCAGTTTCCTCGCCGCAACCGCATTATCAGTGGTCTATCGCTCGGGGTGCTGGTGGTGGAGGCAACCACACGGAGCGGCTCGCTGATCACCGCAAGGCAGGCGCTGGAACAGAATCGTGAAGTCTTTGCTCTGCCCGGCTCGATCCACAGTCCGGCCAGTCGGGGCTGCAATGCGCTGATTCGCGAAGGTGCCAAACTGGTGGAGACCCTCGAGGATGTTCTCAGTGAGTTGCCGCCACAGCCCGGTGGGATGCAAGGCCGTGCGCTTGTCGACAACGAGGCATCTGGGGCCCCGCCGCCGCTGTATACCCTGCTGGATGACGCGCCCCAGAGTCTGGAACAACTCGCGCAGCGAAGTAGTCTGACGGTCGCCGCGTTATTGTCTGCGCTCAGTGAACTGGAATTGGATGGTTGGGCCGAACAGGCCCACGGCGGCTGGCAGCGCTGTCGCTGA